In Armatimonadota bacterium, the genomic stretch GTCTAAGTTTTTGCCTGCGGGGTCGCGGATCCTGAGGCACCAAATAGCTCATCATATCCGATAGCTCACGTTCTATCCTGCGGAACCGAGGATCCCGAGATATCAAAGAGCCGTCGCAACCTAGTTTGGGGCGGGTGTGCCCATCACGTGATCATTGGGAAGAGCGACTTTGCCGACTAAAACTTCCGATGAATTGCCTTGATTCACCTAGGAACTCGGATTCACGTTACTCGGAACGGCGGTTTCTCCAACAACTTCGGACGAACACCCGGAGATCGCGACGGCAGCGATTCCGGCAGTTACGAGTCGGGGTAGCCAACCGTCCTTTGAGAGGACGCCTTTCGCGGGGTGCACGGTGAGGCGCAGGCAAACCCGCTGCATTGAACTCGTTGCTCGGTCAAGCTCCGAGGAGGTCATGCTCTCGCTGTTTCGTACCTGATGCTCGCACTTCTCACAGAATCGACTCCGCTCATCACCGGGCATCTGAGACCAGTTTTCTGAACAAGGAGTAGCGATGTGAATCGGAGTAAGTGAGCTGAATCGACTGATATCCATGAAGAATGGTGACACCACAGGGGGAGATCGTTCAATTGATTGAAGAATTTCATTCTCCACTGATTATCTTAGGAGCAAAATGGAAGCGAAGTGCTGATCGACGCCGTACTATCGATGACAATCCGCCCGCTCCTGCTGGCCCACGTTATGCCGTGGTTCGAGAAGGACGGCTGGCATTGGAAGATGAACGAGCCGTTGCCAGAAGGGCGTGTGGCATCACACTACTCACCCTTGATTGGCGCCTACGATTCGGCGGATCGCAAGGTCGTTGACTTCCAGGTTCAGCTCATGAAGCTGTCTGGCTTTGATGGGGTCATTGCCGACTGGTACGGAACGCACCGTTGGTACGACTATCCGATGATTCACAGGCGCACGGAGTTGTTGCTTGAGGTCGCCGAGCAGGCGGGGTTGAAGGTTTGCGTGATGTACGAGGACCAGACCGTTAAGAACGCAATTAAAGGGAATCTTGCTGATCCAAAAATGTCCTTGAGCTACGCCACGGCGGATGGAGTGTGGCTCAAGCCATGGGTGGCCAAGAAATCTTGGCTGAAGCTTAAGGGGAAGCCAGTGGTTTTCGTATTTGGTCCGCAGTTCTTCGAGAAGCCCGACTGGGATGCTTTTCTGGAGGCAGCAGGTCTGCCGGTTTTGCTTAGCGAGCACAAGCAAGTGCCGTCAGCTGGTGGGGCTTTTGATTGGCCAATGCCTTCTTTAGGGATGAAGTTCACCGAGGATTATCCGGCACGTGCACAGAACTGGGGCATCAAAGTAGCATCCGCCTTTCCAAGGTTCAAGGACTTTTACGAGCAAGGCGGCGGCGGAAAGACTCATGGCGAGCTACCCGACGACGGAGGCAAGACCTACACCGAGACCCTTTCCAATGGCATCGAGTCAGGGGCGGATGCGGTTCAGGTCGTCACTTGGAACGACTGGGGCGAAGGAACGCAAATCGAACCATCTCGGGAGTATGGATTGCGCGATCTGTTGGCGACTCAAGCCGCTCGCCGAAAACTTGACCCGAGCTTTTCGTACACCAAAGGTGATCTCCTGAAGGCCATGAAAGACTTCGCTCCGAAGAAATGATCGCACGCTTCTAGAGTTTCAGCTTTCCCAGAGTTGGTCGAGAAGCGCAAGTTGCTCGGGAGTGCCGATCGTGATTCGGATACAGCGATCCAGCGGCGGTTGCGACGGCTTCCGGATGAAGACTCCGGCTTCGAGGAGTTGGTTCAGGTGTGCCTCAGCATTTTCCTTGCTGCCGCAATCAAACGTGACGAAGTTTGTGAAGCTTTTCAGCGGGGTCAGTCCACGTCGCACTCCCATTTCGTACAAGGCTTCACGAGATCGAGCGTTCTTCTCGCGGACAAGGATGACGTGCCCAAAGTGCTGGAGCGCCATGAGGCCGGCGGCCTGGGCGACTGAGTTGACTCCGAAGTGGAGACGGATTTTGTCGAGTTCAGCGACATGTTCAGGGTGAGCGATCGCATATCCGAGTCGGAGCCCGGCGAGGCCGTACATCTTGCTGAACGTCCGGAGCCGGATGACCTTCTTGGCCGAGGTATCCAAATCGATAGGCGTCTCGTTAACAAGAAACTCGACATAAGCCTCGTCGAGGAGCAGGTAACAGGTCTCGGGGAGAGCATCGATGAACTGCTTGACGGCGGCTTGGTCATGGAACCAGCCTGAAGGGTTGTCAGGATTCGCGAGATAGACCAACTTCGCCGAAGCTGCGGCACACACCAAACCCTCAAGGTCGGGTTTGTCATCGCGATAAGAGATTCGCTGCAGTGTGGCTCCGCTCCCAAGGACGGCAAAGTCGAAGGTCGGATAGCTTCCTAACGTTGTGACAACAGTATCGCCAGGATCGAGAAAGAGGCGACAGAAGAGGGACAGCAATTCGTCAATCCCGCTCCCAAGGACGATTGATTCGAGGAGAACCCCGTGCTTTTTCGCAAGAGCTCCGCGAAGCTCGAGCGCTCTCGGGTCTGCATAGTTTTGAAGTGATTCGAGGGCGGCCTTCGCACCTTTTGTTGCGAAGCTAGAACTGCCAAAGGGACTCTCGTTCGCACCGAGTCGAAGCAGAAAGGGCTTGCCAAATTTTTCTTCGAGCTCCTCGGGCGCAACAAATGGCACCATCGCCGGGATTGAATCAACGATCTTCGAGTACGGCACGACAACCGGAGAATACAGCAAAACACCCCCCGTCCGAAGACTTAGGGGGTGCTCGTTGGTTTGGTAAGGCTTACTTGATGTCGATCGGCTTGGCGAACTTTGCTTCTCCAAGGTTGACTTCGGCGAAGGAGCACCAGATCTGGACGCTCTTCACGCTCTTGATGTACTTCGGAAGAGTGACTTCGAGGTTGGTCTTGTCTCCGGCAATAGTCAGTCTTTTGAGAAGGAAAGCATTGCCGTCCTTGTCGATCACCTGGAAGTGAGGCGAAGGGGTCTTCGGGATCATGAAGTCTTTGCTGAGACGGAGGACGTTCTTACCCATTTCCTTGCTGAGCGATACAGTTCCGCCGTTGACTTCGATACCTGCGAACTTGCCAGAGGTCATCGCCATCATCATCTTTTCCATCTTCATGTGGTCCTGATTGTGGTTGGCGAATGCGGTGGTTGGGAGAGCAGTGAGCGAAGTAGCGGCAACTGCGACGGCGAGGTTGATGAGAGTGAGTGTTTTCATGTTTGTGTTTTCCTTTGTTGTTGTTTGACTAGTTAAACTGCTTCCGATGCTTTGGGCTTGCGTTCTTGATCTGAACGAAGTTCGGCAAATCCGACGCTGTGGTTGGCTTTGGAGTCCCAAATCGTGACGCTTCGGTAGAGCCAGATGTCGAGGTCCTTGCTGACAGGGAACTGAGCCGTTCCGGTAGCAGGTAGAGCGCCTAGGTCGACCTTTGTTGCGGCCATGATCTTAGCGTCGCTGCTCATTGATTCGAGCTTGAGCAAGACGACTCGAAGGTTTTCGCCCTTCACCTTGACGCCCTTGAGCTTCAGGAAGCGCTTGCCGGAGGACTCGACAAGCGCTGCCGAGCCCTTGGCTCCTTTAAAGTTGCCGCTGGTGACGGTGATGTCGGCGAAGAATCCGACGTTAGACAAGAGTCCCGAGAGGTTTGGCTTGTCGGTGTTGACCTTGTAGCTGGCCCTTGGAGCTAACGAGGCTCCACCAAAGTCAACTCCGAATCGCTTGCACCAGATGGCGACGGCTCCGTACTCTTCAGTCTTGGTTCCAGCGGGAAGCGTGTAATTCTGATTCCCTTGGTTCCCTTTGAGGACGCCGAGGTCGAGGAATCCCGACTTGCCAACACTAGCCTGGTCTGGGTTGGTTCCCTTGACGAGGTAGACGTGAACATCCGGTCCGTTTGAAGTTTCGAAGTCCTTGAGGCTGAGGATGAGCTTGCCATCGACCTCAGAGATTAGGGCTGAGCCTTTAGTCTCGTGAGCATAAGACTCAAATGAGCCTTGGCTAATCAGTTTAGTGTTAGCCGATGAAGCTGTTGGGACTACCTCATTTACTTTCTCGTTGATGAAGAGTTTTTCGGGTCGAAAAGCGAACCATCCTCCGAGGAGAAGCGGGACGCTTGCGGCGATTGCAATACGTTTGATGTTGAGCACGATTGGCTAATGGAAAGCCCCTCTACTTCGTTCCAAAATCGTGAAATTTTTGTTTCTTGAACCTAATCAGCGCTCAGCTCTTGTTCCAAATCGGCGCTGATTTTTCAACATCGCCGGTCAGCTTCTCAATTCGATTCTTCATGAGTGCTGGAGTGATGGCGCGGTTGTCGAGAGCAAACGCCATCATCAGAGTGTCCTTTGCTGTCAGGTATGCCTGAGTTGGCTGAATGCGACCATTCAAGCGCAGCAATTCTTTCGTATCCTGCTTCTCATTCAGCGCTCCCAGGCTGACCGTGAGCCACACAAATTGCTTGCTGGGAGAAATCTCTGCGCCAACTGGTACGTTGAAGCCGGGGGTCTTGATCGTGAACTCGAACTTCTCCTTACCGGCTTCGGCATTGATCTGCTTGAGGTCATGTCCAAGATTTGTGAGCATCACCTTGAGGTCTTCGGCCGAGAGTCGTGACGCCTCATCTCCCTGCGCTCCTGCAAAGCCGGAAGTGAAGAATCCGGTTCCGAGCAGGGCTGCCAGAGCGAAAGGGAATAGAGCGAGTCGTTTCATGCCGTTACAGACGATTCCGACGAGAAGGAGGTTTCGGCTGACCGCATCTCATTCTCGTGGTTGAACTGTTCTGTATAGAGTTTCTCGTACAAGCCTTTCTTGGAGAGCAGTTCCGAGTGCTTGCCTTTTTCGACAATTCTTCCGTCTTCAATGACCAAGATCTGGTCTGCACTGAGAATGGTGCTCAGTCGGTGGGCGATAGCGAAAGTAGTTCGCCCCTTCATGAGTGTGTTCAGTGAAGTTTGGATCAGCCGCTCGGAAGTTGTGTCCAAGGCGCTGGTCGCCTCGTCAAGGATGAGGATTGGAGGGTTCTTGAGGATCGCCCGCGCGATAGCGAGTCGTTGCTTCTCGCCTCCGCTGAGTTTGTAGCCGCGTTCACCCACGATCGTGTCGTATTTTTCATCGAGCGAGTCAATGTGGTCGTGAATCGCGGCTAGTTTGCACGCGTCGATGAGTTCCTGGTCAGTAGCGTCCGGCTTGGCAATCCGCAAGTTCTCTTTGACCGAAGTGTGGACCAAGTAGGTTTCTTGAGTGACCATCCCCACGGCCGCCTTTAGGTCTTCCAGGGCGATATCACGTACATCAATGCCGTCGATTTTGACCGCGCCAGCGTCCACATCGTACAAGCGCGGGATCATGTACGTCACAGTCGTTTTGCCGGCGCCAGAGGGACCGACCAAGGCGATGAGTTGACCAGCTTCGGCCTCAAAGCTAATGTTTTCGAGGGTCCAGTCGCTACTCTCCTGGTCGTACTTGAAGCCGACGTCTTCAAACGATACTTTGCCTGCGATGGAGGCCTTGGGCAGGACGGTCGCGCCTGGCTTCTCTTGGATATCGTGCTTCATATCCAGATATTCAAAGATTCGATCAAATAATGCAAAGGAACCGATCAGCTCGGCCTGCAGGCTCATCAATCCGGTCAGCGGGAAGAACATCCGAGTTTGGAGCCCCGAGAAGGCGACCAACATGCCGACTGAAATGTTCTGGTCGCCCCGTGTGAGCAGCCACCCCGCGAGCCAGAAGATCAGAGCCGGGATGATCTGAGTGATGATCCTGAACATGCCGAAGAAGGCGTACTGGAGAACAGAAGCCTTGACCTGCCAGCCCGCAAGAGCTTGGTTTTCGACATCAAACTTTTCTGCTAGGACATCAGCGCGGCCGATCGTTTTGCCTAGTAGGGCACCGCTGACTGAAAGGTTTTCTTGCATCATCGAATTCAAATCGCTGGTCTTCTCCTGAACTCCTTTGCGGATGTCGCGAGACATTTCGCCAACGAGTTTTCCGAAGAAGCCAATGACCGGGATCAAAGAAATCGCAAGCAGGGTGAGTCGCCAGTCGAGCCAGAACATCGTGATGAGCGATGAGACAACGATAGCGATGTTGCTGAGGGCGTCGACAAACGTGTTGGAAACCACGTTCTGAACCCCTCCAACGTCGGAAATTAGTCGCGTCTGGATATCACCCGTCCGTGCGGACGTGAAGAATCTGAGCGACATTCCTTGGAGGTGCGTGAACAAGTCATTTCGAAGCTGCCGCATGATCTTCTGACCGATGATCACGCTCTGGTAGCCGTAAAGCATGGTCACTCCTGCTGCGAGCAGTGTGATGATGATGGTCAGGATCGAGTAGGTCGTGATGATCCCGAGGTTCTTCTTCTGCAATCCTTCGTCGATAATGATCTTCACGAAGAACGGAGAGACGAGACCCAGTAGCGTTCCGACTGCGACCGTGAAAAGCATCACGGCAGTCTCTTTCTTGTGCGGATTGTAGAGTCCGAAAACCCGCTTCATCGTCACTTTGTCGAGCTTTTTCTGCTCGGCTTTCGCCTCTGCCTTTGTCTCGGCCTTTGTCTCGGGGGAACTCACCCTAATCTTTTACTCCGCTGAGACGTTCGATTGCTCATAATCACCCCATGAAGTTCTGGGTGTGGACGAGTATTGACCGAGAGGCGACGGACGAGGCGCTGGTCGCCAAGTATTCGCAGTTGCGTGCCAACGGGATCACGGGGGTGTTTTTAGCGGAAGGGATCGATGATCGCGAGTTTGAGATCATTCGTTCTTCAGGACTTGAGTTGCACTGTTGGATGATCACCACTAACTGCCGAGAACCCGAGGTTCGGGAAGAGCACCCGGAATGGTACATGGTGTCGCGGTCCGGAAAGTCTTCACTGACGGACCCACCTTATGTGCACTACTACCGGTGGCTGTCCCCGATTTTGCTAGAAGTGCGCGACCATATCACGGCCCGCGCCCGCCATTTGGCCGAGCACCCGTTGGTTCAGGGCGTT encodes the following:
- a CDS encoding aminotransferase class I/II-fold pyridoxal phosphate-dependent enzyme, which gives rise to MPYSKIVDSIPAMVPFVAPEELEEKFGKPFLLRLGANESPFGSSSFATKGAKAALESLQNYADPRALELRGALAKKHGVLLESIVLGSGIDELLSLFCRLFLDPGDTVVTTLGSYPTFDFAVLGSGATLQRISYRDDKPDLEGLVCAAASAKLVYLANPDNPSGWFHDQAAVKQFIDALPETCYLLLDEAYVEFLVNETPIDLDTSAKKVIRLRTFSKMYGLAGLRLGYAIAHPEHVAELDKIRLHFGVNSVAQAAGLMALQHFGHVILVREKNARSREALYEMGVRRGLTPLKSFTNFVTFDCGSKENAEAHLNQLLEAGVFIRKPSQPPLDRCIRITIGTPEQLALLDQLWES
- a CDS encoding DM13 domain-containing protein produces the protein MLNIKRIAIAASVPLLLGGWFAFRPEKLFINEKVNEVVPTASSANTKLISQGSFESYAHETKGSALISEVDGKLILSLKDFETSNGPDVHVYLVKGTNPDQASVGKSGFLDLGVLKGNQGNQNYTLPAGTKTEEYGAVAIWCKRFGVDFGGASLAPRASYKVNTDKPNLSGLLSNVGFFADITVTSGNFKGAKGSAALVESSGKRFLKLKGVKVKGENLRVVLLKLESMSSDAKIMAATKVDLGALPATGTAQFPVSKDLDIWLYRSVTIWDSKANHSVGFAELRSDQERKPKASEAV
- a CDS encoding ABC transporter ATP-binding protein, translated to MSSPETKAETKAEAKAEQKKLDKVTMKRVFGLYNPHKKETAVMLFTVAVGTLLGLVSPFFVKIIIDEGLQKKNLGIITTYSILTIIITLLAAGVTMLYGYQSVIIGQKIMRQLRNDLFTHLQGMSLRFFTSARTGDIQTRLISDVGGVQNVVSNTFVDALSNIAIVVSSLITMFWLDWRLTLLAISLIPVIGFFGKLVGEMSRDIRKGVQEKTSDLNSMMQENLSVSGALLGKTIGRADVLAEKFDVENQALAGWQVKASVLQYAFFGMFRIITQIIPALIFWLAGWLLTRGDQNISVGMLVAFSGLQTRMFFPLTGLMSLQAELIGSFALFDRIFEYLDMKHDIQEKPGATVLPKASIAGKVSFEDVGFKYDQESSDWTLENISFEAEAGQLIALVGPSGAGKTTVTYMIPRLYDVDAGAVKIDGIDVRDIALEDLKAAVGMVTQETYLVHTSVKENLRIAKPDATDQELIDACKLAAIHDHIDSLDEKYDTIVGERGYKLSGGEKQRLAIARAILKNPPILILDEATSALDTTSERLIQTSLNTLMKGRTTFAIAHRLSTILSADQILVIEDGRIVEKGKHSELLSKKGLYEKLYTEQFNHENEMRSAETSFSSESSVTA